TGGGGGGAAAATGGTTTGCCCCTAAGCCCGGCACTGATGCGGCGTTCGCGCAAGCGTTATGCCATGTCTGGATCACGGAAGAAACATACGACAAGGAGTTTGTGGAAAAGAGAACCCAGGGTTTTGAGGAATGGAAAGATTACATCCTCGGCCTCTCGGATAACACACCGAAGTCCCCTGAGTGGCAAGAAGCAGAGACTGGTATTCCCGCACGTGAAGTGCGGGCACTTGCCCGTGAATGGGGGCGAAAGAAGACGTATCTTGGTGCCGGCAGCTGGGGCTGTGGCCTCGGCGGTGCAGGGCGTGGCCCAATGGGCGCGCAGTGGGCACGGATGATGGCGATTCTCGGCGCGATGCAAGGATACGGTCGTCCCGGTGTGAATTTCGGCAACCTGCAATTCGGGGCGCCGTTGGATTTTTCCTTCTATTTCCCTGGTTATGCGGAAGGCGGCATGTCGGGCGAGCTTACACAGAGCGCAAATGCAGCGAACAACTATCAGCGTATGCCGCATATTGTCACGATGAGTACAGTGCGCCAGGCCATTCCACGGAAGTTTATTCCTGAGGCTATTCTTGAAGGTAAGGCATTTGGTCACTTGACTGATGTGTCGACAGTTCAAGGCCAGTTTATGAAGGTCGGTTACCCGGCACCCGGGCACGCCAAAATTGAGATGATGTACAAATACGGCAGTTCATCCATGGGCACTCAGATGGACTCCAACAGATATGTAAAGATGTATCAATCTGAGAAACTCCCCTTTGTCGTTAATCAATCGATCTGGTGGGAAGGGGAGACAAAGTACGCTGATATCATATTACCTGCCTGCACTGTATTTGAGCACGATGATATCGGGGAATGGTACAATGTGGGTGCCGGTTATGTGCATCATATGTATTCCATGAACAATCACCGCGTCATATCTATGCAGCACAAATGCATTGAGCCTCGGGGTGAGTCAAAATCTGATCACGACATCTTCCTTGAAATAATGAAGCGCCTCGACATGGGGGCAATGTACTCCGAAGGTGGAAATACCGAACTTGATTGGTGCAAGCGCGCTTTTGATTCCTCGGATATGTCAAAGCACATTACGTGGAAGCATTTCCTCAAGAAGGGCTATTATGTGGTACCACCTGTTTCCGAGGGTGCACGGGCAAAAACAGGAAACCGCTGGTTCTACGAAGGTCGCAAGAAGGACACACCGGAACCCTACCCACTCCCGGCGGATTACACGGGTAACTTTGGCGAAGGTTTGCAAACCCCGTCCGGTAAATTCGAGTTTGTTGCCACGACGTTGAACAACATTGATGACTCTGGACGTCCGCCCCTCAATAAATACATGCCAACATATGAGAGTCACGAGAGAGACCCTCATCTGGCTGACTACCCCCTTCAGCTTCTCACACCTCACACCCGTTATCCGTTCCATATCATGGGGGATGAGAAGGGCTGCACCATTAGAGATATTAAGGATCACCGCGTCCGTGTGGATGGTCACGAGTATCTTGTGGCCGTAATCAGCGGATTAGATGCAGAAGAACGCGGCATTAAGAGCGATGATCTCATTCGCCTCTGGAACCATCGAGGCTCGGTTGTCTGCGCGGCTTATGTGACTGACCGGGTTCAGCCTGGTGTTGTTAGCGCGCCAACAGCCTCGGCTGAATATCGGCCCGCTGGCGAACCTGGGAACTCAACGGACCTGGGTGGATGCGTGAATATGCTCAATTCGAGTGACAATATGACAGAGCAGACCCACAGCATTAAACCCAATACAACACTGATCCAGATGGAAAAATGGACGGGCGTTGATACCTGGCAGCGCGCGGAGGCCGTGTGATGAGTAAGAAATGGAATCTAATCGTCGATGTTGCGCGCTGTGATAATTGTCGAAACTGTTTTCTAGCGACAAAAGACGAGCACATCGGCAATGACTTTCCGGGCTATGCGGCGCCGCAACCCGAGAAAGAACACAGTTGGGTTGATATTAAACAGAAAGAACGTGGGCATTATCCCATCGTAGAGGCTAACTTTATGCCAGTGATGTGTAATCACTGTGATGACGCGCCCTGCATGAAAGCCGCAAAAGACGGCGCTATTACGAAACGTGAGGATGGCATTGTCATCATTGATCCAGAGAAATCCAAGGGGCAGAAAGCAATTGTCGACGCATGTCCCTACGGTGCTGTGTATTGGAACGAAAAACTGCAGATTCCACAGGCATGGATTTTTGATGCTCATCTTCTCGATACCGGCTGGAACAAACCCCGTGTTGAGCAAAGTTGCCCGACTGATGTATTCCGGGCGCTGAAAATTGAAGATTCAGAAATGCAGCAGATGGTGGAAGACGAAGAACTAGAGGTTTTAAACCCTGAGCTCGAAACAAAACCGCGCGTTTACTATAAAAATCTGCATTTGATGTCTATGTGCTTCGTTAGTGGATCAGTTGTGGAAATGATCAATGGAATTGATGAATGTGCAGAAGGGGCCGATGTTGTTCTAAAGCAGAATGGCACCGAGCTTGCCCGCACCACAACGGATGTCTTTGGAGAGTTTAAAATAGATAAACTTATGCCCGGGAGTGGGGCCTATGAAATCAGCGTAAGCTCAACTCGCGGCGGAAGTTACGCAACGCAATTAACTGTTGAGAACGACAGCCTGTATCTTGGGGTGATGAACCTGACGCGCTAAAAGAATGGCGGATGGGGTGGGATTCGAACCCACGAGACGCTTTCACGCCTGCTGGTTTTCAAGACCAGTGCCTTCAACCGCTCGGCCACCCATCCGCATGAAGTGTTGCGATTTAAGTCAGAGCACGCGGGATACTAGAGGGCACCCGATAGGTCAAGATAGCTTTCCGTGTTTTGAGGGCTGTGGCACACTTCTGCCTCACATTTAGGAGCAAAGCATGGCGCATCCTGGGACTTCGCCTATCATTGGCATATTAGGCGGATCTGGCTTGTACGACATTGATGGCCTGACAGAAACGGCATGGACGTCAGTTGATACGCCGTTCGGAGCGCCTTCCGACAAGTTGCTGACAGGGATTCTTGAGGGGCAGAAAGTGGTTTTTCTCCCGCGCCATGGGCGCGGTCATAAGCTGTCTCCGACAGACATTAACTTTCGTGCCAACATCTACGCTCTTAAGTCCGTGGGCGTAACTGAAATTCTATCTCTTAGTGCATGTGGCTCTTTCAAAGAGAATCTCGCACCGGGTACTTTCGTGCTGGTTGATCAGTTTATTGATCGCACGTTTGCCCGTAAAAAGTCGTTTTTTGGGGATGGCTTTGTCGCTCACGTCTCAATGGCTCATCCTACGTGTAGCCGCCTCGCAGAGGATTTGGAAACTGCGATAAAGAAACTTCGCATACCTTTTCAGCGTGGCGGTTGTTACCTCACCATGGAAGGGCCGCAGTTTTCGACCTTGGCAGAATCTAAACTCTACCAATCTTGGGGCTGTGACATTATTGGCATGACCAACATGCCGGAGGCCAAGTTAGCTCGCGAAGCTGAGATGTGTTACGCGACAGTTGGCATGGTGACCGACTATGACTGCTGGCACCCTGACCATGATGCTGTCACAGTGGAACAGATTATTCAGACGCTGATGTCAAACGCTGATAACGCACGATCTCTGGTCAAGGCCGTTATCCCGCTGTTAACGGACCGCCAGGAAAACTGCGCGGCGGGATGTCATACCGCACTTGAGCATTCCATTATTACATCACCCGATGCGCAAGACGCAGAAAAGATCAAAGCGCTTGGCCCAATACTTGAGCGGGTATTAGGATAAATCAGAAAGCGTGATTATGAACGTCGATGGCAAATCATACAGGTCAATTTGGACAGCTGAAGACGATCGAACAGTCCGTATTATTGATCAGACCAAACTGCCCTATGAATTTGTTATTGAAGAGCTAACGTCATTAGAAGATACGGCATTAGCGATTAAAGACATGCTAGTGCGCGGCGCTCCTCTCATTGGTGCGACAGGCGCCTATGGTATGGCATTGGCCATGCGACAAGACCCTCGCGATGCAAACATTGATCGAGCGTTTGATTGTCTTATTGCGACACGTCCCACCGCCAGTAATCTTGCTTGGGCTTTAAAGCAGATGGCAGCGGCGCTCAGAGCTCAAACCAATTCAAACCGTGAAGTAATCGCGTATGCTTTAGCCGCACAGATCTGTGAAGATGACATAGCAACGTGCCGTACTATCGGGCAACATGGCGCCGGAGTCATGTCGCAGATATGGCAGCAAAAGGGGAAGCCTGACTGTTTCAATGTACTAACACATTGCAATGCCGGGTGGCTCGCGACCGTTGATTGGGGAACGGCATTGTCCGCAGTTTACGCGGCTCATGATGATGGAATGCCAGTCCACGTGTGGGTTGATGAAACCCGACCCCGAAACCAAGGAGCGAGCTTAACGGCCTGGGAACTGGGTAAACATGGCGTCCCTCACACCCTCATCGTCGATAACGCTGGCGGTTATCTCATGCAGCATGGGCAAGTCGATATGTGCATTGTCGGGACAGACCGAACCACTGCAACTGGCGATGTTTGCAATAAGGTGGGAACCTATCTGAAAGCGCTGGCAGCTCACGCTAACGACGTGCCATTTTATGTCGCATTACCTTACTCGACCATAGACTGGGGGGTCTCAGATGGGGTTCAGGAGATTCCGATTGAAATACGTGCGCCGACCGAAGTAACTGAGATTAGGGGGGTGAATGCCACCGGTTTAGTCGAGACGGTGCGTATTGCCCCAGAGGGAACTAAGGCATTGAATGTCGCGTTTGATGTTACGCCAGCGCGCTATGTGACGGGACTCATTACAGAACGTGGCGTGTGCGAAGCATCGAAAGAGGGATTGCTCGGCCTTTATCCAGAAAGAATGGCATGAGCAGCAATCATGAGTTAGAACTTCGGTGTGCGCTTATCGAAACCTGCCAAGAGATATCGAGAACAGGTTTATCTTTTGGCACATCGGGCAATGCCAGTGTGCGGCTTGATCGTAATTCTCTTCTCATCACACCAAGTGGTATGAGTTACCACACGCTAAAACCTCAAGACATCGTGACACTAAAATTTGACGGTTCCTACGCAGGTCAGAGTCTTCCCTCATCTGAATGGCGTATTCATCGTGATATTCTCCAGGCGCGTTTAGACGTAAACGCTGTTGTCCATGTGCATTCACAATCGGCAACTGCGCTTGCCTGTCAGAACAGGTCGATCCCAGCGTTTCATTACATGGTTGCGGTTGTAGGCGGGAACTCAATTCGATGCGGGGCTTATGCAACGTTTGGAACCCAGGAATTGTCAGACGCCACGCTTATTGCACTAGAGGCTCGTCAGGCATGTCTGATGGCAAACCATGGCCAAGTTGCACTTGGAACTGACTTACGGTCAGCATTCAACTTGGCAGGAGAGGTTGAAAACCTGGCAGCTATGTATCTGTTAAGTTGCCAAGGGCAAGAGCCAATACTTCTCAGCGATGGTGAAATGGCTATCGTGGCAGAGAAATTCAAAAGCTACGGACAGGGATAAAAAGCTAAGCCGTGGTTTCTGAATCGATTGCACTTTCATGCCAATCGCACAGCAGGCGATGGGAAACCCAATTGAGAATCATATAAATTCCATAACCGGCAATGCTGAGTAAGACAAAACAGGCCAATGCCCGGGAAAGTTCAAGGCGATAACTGGCTTCCAGCAGGCGGGATGCTAAACCGGAACTTTCTCCGCTGGTCCCGGCCACCATTTCAGCAACAACCGTTCCAATGAGAGCAAGCCCCCCGCTGATTCTGAGACCTCCCAAGAAATAGGGCAGCGCTGTGGGGATAAGGAGGTGCCGTAAAACCTGCCAGCGACTGGCATTGTAAAGCCTGAAGAGGTCTTTCAGGTTCTGATCCGCGCTTTTCAGCCCCAATAGCGTGTTCGAAATGATCGGAAAAACTGCGGCCATCCATGCCAAAATCAATAGCACGATAAAAACACTATCAACCCAAATGATGATAAATGGCGCCACGGTCACAATGGGTGTGACTTGAAGAAATACGGCGTAGGGAAACACCATACGTTCAAGCACCGCCGACTGAGCCATCGCAACGGCTAAGCCAACGCCGGTAACACAGGCCAACAAAAGCGCCAATACTGTAACTTGCAACGTAACAGCAAGCGCAGACAACAGGTCTGGCCCATCAATCCACAAAGCCAGTGCAATCGCACTAGGACCTGGCAGGATGTATTCGGGTATTTCCCTAAAGGTGACAGTGAGTTCCCAGAGACCAAGTACGATAATTCCAAATAAAATTGGCAAGACGGCGCGGTTAAAAAACCGGATCATATCTGTGCCGCCATGGCATGCCTCAGATAATTTGAAACGGATGCGCTGAAATCAGTAAAATTATGCTGATCGCGCAGCTCTGCATTTCGAGGATATGCAAAGGGTACAGCAACATCTGCAACGACGCGGCCTGGACGAGGGGACATCACAATAACGCGCTCAGAGAGAAACGCCGCTTCGCGAATGCTGTGTGTAACAAAAACGACCGTCCATTTCTGATCTTCCCATAACCTTAACAGATCTTCATTCAATTGGGCCCGCGTAAACTCGTCGAGCGCCGCAAAAGGCTCATCAAGCAGCAGAAGATTTGGCTCAGTTATGAGGGCTCTCGCGATAGAAACCCTCATTTTCATTCCACCGGACAATTCGCGTGGATAAGTTTGGTGAAACTCTTCTAATCCGACCCAAGCTAAGACGGTCTCGATACGGTCATGATCACCGCGCGCCCACCCTTGAAGGCGCAAGGGTAGAGAAACATTTTCATAGACGGTGGCCCAAGGCATTAGGGTCGCTTCCTGAAACACGAACCCAACATCTCTTTTTTGGTCATGGTGTTGATGGTCAATGTGTCCTGATGTTGGTGTAATCAGGCCAGACATGAGACGCAGCAGAGTCGATTTCCCGCAACCCGAGGGGCCGACTAATGAGACAAACTCGCCGTGCTGTATTTTTAGGGTCGTTGGCGCGAGTGCAACTGTTCCAGACCGGTACGTCTTTTCGACCAGGTTTAGATTTAGCGAAAATTGAGAATCTGAAGCCGACATAGAACGTTAGTCGGCACCTTGCCGAACAGCCTCCATGCCAACTTGCCGACCAACAAAACTTGGCGAGAAGGCTTTGGTGTAATCCAAATCAGCTGGGTAGACGTTGTCTTGAACCATTACGTCAAAAAAGGTCTTCCATCGTGCTGGTGTCATAGCGCCAATGCCATATTTTGCTGCGTCACCACTATCCACAAGACCATACCGTCTCAACATTTCGTGTCCATAATTCAGTAACTCATCCGTCATATCTGGGTTATCTTTTTTGATAAGGGCGTAAGCGGGTGAGGGGTCTGAATACAAAAAGCTGTACCAACCTCGAATACTAGCGTCGACAAAGCGTTGAACGAGGTCTGGATTACTGTTCACCAACCTCTGTGAGGTTTGGATGATAGCCGCATAACTGGCGTAGCCTGAGTCAGCCAGTAAAAAAACATTCGGTTCGATGCCTGTTTCTCGAATGATGAACGGTTCACTTGTCAGATATCCCTGCTGAACAGCAGTTGGGTCTGCGAGAAAAGGGGCAATGTTAAATGTATACGGCGCGATTTGCTGATCCTCAAAGCCGTAGCGCACTTTTAGAAAGCGCCAAAAGCCGATCCGCGTATCGGGAGAAATCATGATTTTTTCAGAACGCAAATCCGCTAATGATTTATGACCCCGTGCCGCATGTGAAATAAGAACGGCAGGATCCTTTTGAAACATCGCCGCGACAGCAACCACGGGAATGTCTTGGTAGGCAAAGTTAAGAGGAATGAAGGAATTGGGTGCCATACTAAAGTCGAGCCTGCCTGCGGCAAGCAGTTGCGCATGATTAACCTGCGGGCCGCCTTGCCGGATGGTAACGTCAAGCCCAGCATCTTCGTATAGGCCGAGCGCCTGTGCTTGATAAAAGCCACCATGTTCCGCCTGAGCGCGCCAATCTGTGCCAAAGCTAATCTGATCAGCAGCGTATATTGGCAGGGAAGGGAAATAGGCGAGCAGTAAAGTCAACCCGATCAACGTCACTTTGGCGAGGGCCGACCGTCGCTCCCAAGTCATTTTTATCTCGCCTGATCCGTTAAATCTTGAAGGTATTTCCACCGCCGCCCGTATTGCCACCACCCGCCGCAGGGGCTTTGGCTTTTGTGCCGCCGCCACTACTTCCACCAGCGCTCGGTGTTGAAGCCCCCTCAAGTGGGAAGACTTTAAACAACTCGGGCGGTTGAGCGATATTTTTCATGGGTAAACGCCCGACACTGACGAAGTGAGCCGGAACATTATTTTTTGCTTCTGACTGGATCGCGTCGGAGACCATAATTCCATCCGCATCGGCCTTTGGCTCAATGCGGGCGGCAATATTCACACCATCACCAAACACATCGTTCCCGGTAACCATAACTTCCCCCATATGGCAACCGATACGAACGTGAAACTGGTCATCAGGGGTTTTTGTTTTGTTGTAATCGCCAATCGCTTTCTGGATATCCATAGCGCACTGGACAGTATTGTTGGCTGAGCGGAACTTCACCATGAAGGCATCACCGATTGTCTTAATCACAGTGCCACGATTGCGGACAATTTGATTTCGCACGATGTCGTTATGGATTTGCAGCTTTTTGTACATGCCAGCTTCATCGGCCCCCATGGCCTTACTAAAACCAACAATATCCGTCATCATAATCGCGGTCTTTTGTCGTTTGGGGTCTTTTGCCGTGCCAACTCCAAACGCGTCGTCAATTTCTTCAAGTTCAGAGTCGCTTTTTCTCAGTAAATTCAGGAGTTTAAGCGGGTTTATGTAGGCCAACGCTGAACCAAGACCGACGGTGAGCAAGGTGGTGTATATGGCTTGGAGTACCTTAGACATCCCCCAGACCAAGATCACCGCGAACAAGAAGGCGAACCACATGGCCTTGCCCGTCATCAGCCAACCTTGCTCCGTTGTCTCAATCACATAAGCAGAGTCAGAGAACAAAGCATACGATTGAATAACGGAGTAGATGTACAGGCCAGCGACGGCGAGCGTTTTGATGGGATCATCAAAGTAGATACGAACGATAACCAAGCCAGCCAGAACACCAAGATACAGCAATAGGAACGTCGGTGATTGAATCTGAAGATCCATGGTCGCCGCGAACATATTGAAAAACCAATCGTTCAAGACCCCGCTGCTTTCAATGGTTTGAACAGCGACCTCTTCTTGACCTTCCATTAGATATCTTCCCCTTACCGCTCAAAAATCCGAAATAGAATTCAGACTGTGATTTCCACTTTAAAACCCCTGTCATGGGCCGAGTTGACCCGCAACGTTCTGAAATAGAAGCGATTTTGCGCGACGACGCAACACTGAACAGTGTATCTCAGAGGTTAATTCAATGCCACGCGGAAGACCCCAGATGGAGACGTTCTGGTGATGGCTTTTAAGATGAGAGATTTGAATGGCGAAACAAAAAATAAATCTAATCATTTCAATACCTTGGCTGCACTTTTCGCGGACAGTGTTTGTTTTTCTGATGCTTGGGTTCAGTCCTTTTGCCTCCGCGCAAGAAATAGCCCCCGAGATTGAAAAAGAATCATTCGATGAATGGCTTGAAGCCGTCTCAAACGAAGCAAAGTCATTAGGGCTCAAAGACTCCGTTGTCGATGAAGCCCTCGAGGGCGTTGAGCCAGTTCCCAGAGTCATTGAATTGGACCGCCAACAGCCG
The sequence above is drawn from the Rhodospirillaceae bacterium genome and encodes:
- a CDS encoding molybdopterin-dependent oxidoreductase — its product is MKFSVILWGLVQALRIATRVYPKFAARVKEKNIIAQFKLQDNSAGRWIQFENGKIKSESGIHDNPDVAIFFQNAAIAAEFLTPPFDQLTRIDAAKNFKVGMQGNDALVVWFASTLTYMTTVGWKAGTDMGNGVTRYTNGTNGGPIFVYVKDGKIVRITPMEFDDDDAESWSIEARGKTFTPPRKTTLAAHGLALKSMVYSEDRILSPMKRVDFDVDGERNIQNRGKSEFVPISWDEALDIVVKEIKRAKAKGRGAIFANSGSHHQWGNFGHYLSAFGRFTNLLGCTKMMGSPDSWEGWFWGAMHHWGNSMRLGTPEFYGTVEDCLKETEMMVFWSSDPDKTYGYEGTIRRAWAKELGIKMVHIDPYLNHTAALMGGKWFAPKPGTDAAFAQALCHVWITEETYDKEFVEKRTQGFEEWKDYILGLSDNTPKSPEWQEAETGIPAREVRALAREWGRKKTYLGAGSWGCGLGGAGRGPMGAQWARMMAILGAMQGYGRPGVNFGNLQFGAPLDFSFYFPGYAEGGMSGELTQSANAANNYQRMPHIVTMSTVRQAIPRKFIPEAILEGKAFGHLTDVSTVQGQFMKVGYPAPGHAKIEMMYKYGSSSMGTQMDSNRYVKMYQSEKLPFVVNQSIWWEGETKYADIILPACTVFEHDDIGEWYNVGAGYVHHMYSMNNHRVISMQHKCIEPRGESKSDHDIFLEIMKRLDMGAMYSEGGNTELDWCKRAFDSSDMSKHITWKHFLKKGYYVVPPVSEGARAKTGNRWFYEGRKKDTPEPYPLPADYTGNFGEGLQTPSGKFEFVATTLNNIDDSGRPPLNKYMPTYESHERDPHLADYPLQLLTPHTRYPFHIMGDEKGCTIRDIKDHRVRVDGHEYLVAVISGLDAEERGIKSDDLIRLWNHRGSVVCAAYVTDRVQPGVVSAPTASAEYRPAGEPGNSTDLGGCVNMLNSSDNMTEQTHSIKPNTTLIQMEKWTGVDTWQRAEAV
- a CDS encoding 4Fe-4S dicluster domain-containing protein, whose amino-acid sequence is MSKKWNLIVDVARCDNCRNCFLATKDEHIGNDFPGYAAPQPEKEHSWVDIKQKERGHYPIVEANFMPVMCNHCDDAPCMKAAKDGAITKREDGIVIIDPEKSKGQKAIVDACPYGAVYWNEKLQIPQAWIFDAHLLDTGWNKPRVEQSCPTDVFRALKIEDSEMQQMVEDEELEVLNPELETKPRVYYKNLHLMSMCFVSGSVVEMINGIDECAEGADVVLKQNGTELARTTTDVFGEFKIDKLMPGSGAYEISVSSTRGGSYATQLTVENDSLYLGVMNLTR
- a CDS encoding S-methyl-5'-thioadenosine phosphorylase — protein: MAHPGTSPIIGILGGSGLYDIDGLTETAWTSVDTPFGAPSDKLLTGILEGQKVVFLPRHGRGHKLSPTDINFRANIYALKSVGVTEILSLSACGSFKENLAPGTFVLVDQFIDRTFARKKSFFGDGFVAHVSMAHPTCSRLAEDLETAIKKLRIPFQRGGCYLTMEGPQFSTLAESKLYQSWGCDIIGMTNMPEAKLAREAEMCYATVGMVTDYDCWHPDHDAVTVEQIIQTLMSNADNARSLVKAVIPLLTDRQENCAAGCHTALEHSIITSPDAQDAEKIKALGPILERVLG
- the mtnA gene encoding S-methyl-5-thioribose-1-phosphate isomerase encodes the protein MNVDGKSYRSIWTAEDDRTVRIIDQTKLPYEFVIEELTSLEDTALAIKDMLVRGAPLIGATGAYGMALAMRQDPRDANIDRAFDCLIATRPTASNLAWALKQMAAALRAQTNSNREVIAYALAAQICEDDIATCRTIGQHGAGVMSQIWQQKGKPDCFNVLTHCNAGWLATVDWGTALSAVYAAHDDGMPVHVWVDETRPRNQGASLTAWELGKHGVPHTLIVDNAGGYLMQHGQVDMCIVGTDRTTATGDVCNKVGTYLKALAAHANDVPFYVALPYSTIDWGVSDGVQEIPIEIRAPTEVTEIRGVNATGLVETVRIAPEGTKALNVAFDVTPARYVTGLITERGVCEASKEGLLGLYPERMA
- a CDS encoding class II aldolase/adducin family protein; this translates as MSSNHELELRCALIETCQEISRTGLSFGTSGNASVRLDRNSLLITPSGMSYHTLKPQDIVTLKFDGSYAGQSLPSSEWRIHRDILQARLDVNAVVHVHSQSATALACQNRSIPAFHYMVAVVGGNSIRCGAYATFGTQELSDATLIALEARQACLMANHGQVALGTDLRSAFNLAGEVENLAAMYLLSCQGQEPILLSDGEMAIVAEKFKSYGQG
- a CDS encoding ABC transporter permease, translated to MIRFFNRAVLPILFGIIVLGLWELTVTFREIPEYILPGPSAIALALWIDGPDLLSALAVTLQVTVLALLLACVTGVGLAVAMAQSAVLERMVFPYAVFLQVTPIVTVAPFIIIWVDSVFIVLLILAWMAAVFPIISNTLLGLKSADQNLKDLFRLYNASRWQVLRHLLIPTALPYFLGGLRISGGLALIGTVVAEMVAGTSGESSGLASRLLEASYRLELSRALACFVLLSIAGYGIYMILNWVSHRLLCDWHESAIDSETTA
- a CDS encoding ABC transporter ATP-binding protein, which translates into the protein MSASDSQFSLNLNLVEKTYRSGTVALAPTTLKIQHGEFVSLVGPSGCGKSTLLRLMSGLITPTSGHIDHQHHDQKRDVGFVFQEATLMPWATVYENVSLPLRLQGWARGDHDRIETVLAWVGLEEFHQTYPRELSGGMKMRVSIARALITEPNLLLLDEPFAALDEFTRAQLNEDLLRLWEDQKWTVVFVTHSIREAAFLSERVIVMSPRPGRVVADVAVPFAYPRNAELRDQHNFTDFSASVSNYLRHAMAAQI
- a CDS encoding ABC transporter substrate-binding protein; this translates as MTWERRSALAKVTLIGLTLLLAYFPSLPIYAADQISFGTDWRAQAEHGGFYQAQALGLYEDAGLDVTIRQGGPQVNHAQLLAAGRLDFSMAPNSFIPLNFAYQDIPVVAVAAMFQKDPAVLISHAARGHKSLADLRSEKIMISPDTRIGFWRFLKVRYGFEDQQIAPYTFNIAPFLADPTAVQQGYLTSEPFIIRETGIEPNVFLLADSGYASYAAIIQTSQRLVNSNPDLVQRFVDASIRGWYSFLYSDPSPAYALIKKDNPDMTDELLNYGHEMLRRYGLVDSGDAAKYGIGAMTPARWKTFFDVMVQDNVYPADLDYTKAFSPSFVGRQVGMEAVRQGAD
- a CDS encoding adenylate/guanylate cyclase domain-containing protein; this encodes MEGQEEVAVQTIESSGVLNDWFFNMFAATMDLQIQSPTFLLLYLGVLAGLVIVRIYFDDPIKTLAVAGLYIYSVIQSYALFSDSAYVIETTEQGWLMTGKAMWFAFLFAVILVWGMSKVLQAIYTTLLTVGLGSALAYINPLKLLNLLRKSDSELEEIDDAFGVGTAKDPKRQKTAIMMTDIVGFSKAMGADEAGMYKKLQIHNDIVRNQIVRNRGTVIKTIGDAFMVKFRSANNTVQCAMDIQKAIGDYNKTKTPDDQFHVRIGCHMGEVMVTGNDVFGDGVNIAARIEPKADADGIMVSDAIQSEAKNNVPAHFVSVGRLPMKNIAQPPELFKVFPLEGASTPSAGGSSGGGTKAKAPAAGGGNTGGGGNTFKI